TTTCTGtgaagggggaggggaaaaaaaaaaaaaagttgtgcttCCCTGGCAAAGCTGTCTTGGGGGTGTTAAATCCCCTCCCCATCTCAATCTGGCTGTTCTTGCTCTGCTTAATTTAATAGAGCTCGGTTCTTGCTCCAGCCTCTCCCACAGCACAAGCACCAGCTCTGTGAGCCAATCGCCTGTCTGTTGGCTTCTGTCTCTGGAGCTCCTCTCTGGATCATTTTCTCCCCAACTCCCCCGCAAACACCCAGCCAGACACAAGCGCAGAGAGGCTGAAAGGTTCCCTCGGTGTCCTTGGGGGCTCTAGGGAGCAGCGAGTGCCCGGTCAGCCCAGCCAGCTGAGCTCCTTGTCTTGCCAGCTGCAGCTCTCTTgcgggtggtggtgggagggtTTTAATTCTCGTCGAAATAATGAATCATTCTCAAAAATCGGAGGCGTCAGAATGCAGATGAGCCTTCTCTGCTTTGTCCTGTGTCTGCTAAGCTGGGCTTCATAGTAATAGCCCTTGTATGGCTTAACCCTGAGCAGGGGTGGGAGAAGCAAACATGCCACCCCCCTGaactggtggggtgggggccAGGAGTTCAGGACTTCAGCTCTCAGCTCAGGGGGTGTTAGCTTGGGGAACTCTTGCACAAGCTCCTTCAGTGAAACTGTAGCTGGAGGCATGCGAAAAAGCTTCACTTCGATTCCTCCAGTTTCCTTCGGTTGGTGGAAACGTGCCCTGGCTTGCCAGCAGTGGGAGGATATGGCTCTTTCTCATCCTTGGAGCCCCACAAGCCCTGGACCCGCTAAAGACATTACAACTCTgagtgatgttttctttttttttttttttttttttcccccccttcctcctcagctgAGGTTAGACCCCCTTTGGCTGAGCCATCCTGGGGATGCTCCCTGGACTCAGCCAGCTTAATTTAAGGGAAATCCAGTTAGGGTAACACATTGCTGGCCAAAGCCACTGGAGGTCAGCCCCACGTGGGCATTCCTGGGGTTGGGGTCTCTCGTATCACACTGACGTCCTTCCGTACGTGCTACTGTGctccctctgtgtgtgtgtgtgtttgcagtgAACAGCATCACCTTGGCGGTGAATCTCGTTGGCTGCCTCGCATGGCTGATTGGAGGCGGTGGAGCTGTTAATTTTGGACTGGCAATTCTCTGGCTCATTCTCTTTACACCCTGCTCCTATGTCTGCTGGTTTAGACCTATTTACAAAGCTTTCAAGTAAGTGGTCACACCTGAGCCTGGCTTCCCATcgccttttttttgtttgttttccttcctaaaCAGTTTGCGCTTAGCTTGGGGTATAGCCTGAATATTTGGGGgaatttctgctctttctgtccAGCCCTTTAGCTTTACTTTCTAACCTTCAAAGCAAGGGTGCTTGGGATTTCACGAGGgccaaaaccccaaccctgcAATGTAAAGACACCCTACATGTGCCTCTGGGCAGCATCAGGGGGAGTGTTGAGGATGCAATTGCCaactttccctcccctcctgcccatcCTTGAGgcttcttttatatttttccatgaGTCCTTGAGGTGCTTGTATTGATTACCCATGCTGCTGAGGTCGATCCCCAGTGCAGTATCCCCAAATCTAGAAAACTGGGGATGTATTTCTTCCCCGTATGGAAAGGTCGAGTCTGATGGTGGGGCAGTGTGAGCTGAGAGCCGTGTCTGAACACGGATGCCCTCTCGCCTGATGCACTGAGCTGGCTGAGCCATGGGGAGGGTCTGATGCCCTGTGGCTTTCCCAGGTGCCCCTTCACCACCTTCAGCCTCTCACAGTTTCTCCCTTGCCTTTAGTTTCGCTCTGGTGCCTGCTgtctgcaggcagctctgcttctCACCACACTCTCACTAAACCACAGCTGCTTCTGCCCCGAAAGGATCTGAGGTGTGGGAGCATCTCCTTTCCCTTGCAGTGCAGCAGGGATGGAGGTATAGGGAGTGACTGAGCCTTCTCTTGCAGGACAGACAGTTCCTTCAGCTTCATGGCCTTCTTCTTCACCTTCATGGCCCAGCTGGTGATCAGCATTATCCAGGCGGTGGGAATCCCTGGCTGGGGTGTCTGGTAAGGAAGACGCTGGTCTCGTGTTGTGTGCAAGGACAGTCACCGTTGGGCTGGTGCTGTGGCCTCTTGGTGTTTTTAACATCCTCGGTGCTTCAGTCACTTCTCTCCTTGGGGCAGATGGTttgaggagctgggagggatgCTGGCAGGCTGCAGTGTGCAGAGCCAGATGGGAAAGCCCCAGGCTTTTGAACGGACTGGCTGTTTTGATCTCCTTGCAGCGGCTGGATTGCAGCAATTTCCTTCTTCGGGACCAACGTGGGGTCGGCTGTGGTGATGCTGATCCCCACCGTCCTGTTCACGGGGATGGCAGTCTTCTCCTTCATTGCTCTCACTATGGTATGGGAAGAGGGGGGTGCCGCATTGCTTCAGGGAGCCCTTGCTGCTACCCTGGAAGGTCAGCGTGAGCTGCAGTCGCTCAGCGCCTCtggattttctctttccaaccTGCTACAGGTGCATAAGTTTTACCGGGGGAGCGGTGGGAGCTTCAGCAAAGCCCAGGAGGAGTGGACCACGGGGGCGTGGAAGAACCCCCATGTCCAGCAGGCAGCACAGAACGCGGCGATGGGGGCGGCGCAGGGGGCCATGATGCAGCACGAGACGCAGTACTCTGCCACCCCGAACTACACCTACTCCAATGAGATGTGAGCAGCAGGACTCTGTCCTCGGGCAAAAGAtctggggggggaagggaggaggaggaagaggaaagctgaGCCGAGTTTCTGCAGCTATTTCAGAAAGTCGAAGTGTACCATAACGGTGGTTCTTTTCCCGTTCTTTGTAACGAGATcgttttggatttttttcttcttttttttcccccctgttaTTGTCTTGagctcttcttttctcctttatttttcattctgaagaGGCCGTTGAGTTGACCTGCAGGGCTCTTGTTGTGCGTGGTAGTAAGTGTACATTCATGTGTCTTCTTTTTTGCTGTGAAATAGTGTatggtggtggttttttaattactgtggTGATAGGTGTACGTTAGAACCACATCAGCCAAAagcccccctccacccccaaaagGGAAAGATAAAAATACCAACCAGCACCCATCTCCCCTCTTAGAATAAGCCCTGAACCACAGGTTTCCGATGTGTGCgagttttctctttcagttggTAGTGTCCAGCCACTTGCCACTGTCTCAGCAAGGGCAAGCAATCCTGGGaattctcccttttcttttgctttttaactaGCAGGTGGCTGGCTCatttagtgtttaaaaaaaaaaaagaggggaagaaaccccaaaccaaccctcAATCCTGCTGTTGATCTGCTGGAAGCCAAGAGATTCCTAATCTACACCCTGGCTCAGGATCTACAACTTCTCTCAGTGTGTGGTGTTGTAAATGAGTAGTTTACATTTTGACGTGGAAGACCAGTATTTGCGCGTGACTGGGCAGGAGCCCTGGcgcactctgtgtgtgtgtgtgtgcgcgcgtgcAAGCGTATGTGTTGAGGAGCGAGGACAGGTTTTCCCTGCGGGATACAACTGTCCTGTTCCACATTCTGCATCCtgagtctgttttttaaaggcttCTATTTTGAAAAGCGGCTAGAAAATTGGCAGAGCGTTTCTCAGAGGACCTATTCTTGGGTAAGGCTCTGGGTCAAATCTTGCCATCCCGTATGCAAGCACATACAATCAATCTCACTGACTATGTAAATAGTGAAGCCAAGATTTGTCCCTGTTAGCTTTTGAGGCATGCACTAATTTAAGGCTCTTTAGGAGACCTCCAGGCTGGTGGGAAGGATTCCCGCTCACTTGCGCTTCTAAAAAGCGCAGTGAAATGTGGCTGTGTTTTTTCCCGGTGCAGAAATCCCTGCTCCTGTCAGCCCCAAATCCCTGCCCAGTTAGGGGAGGTCGAGCTTTAAATAACGATCCTGCACCTTAGTGGGAGGCAGCTGAGCTCAGACTAACACCTCTTGGGCTGTGGCAGCTGGGAAGGTGACTGGCAGACCCTGGAAAAGATCAGTTTGTAAATGGGAGCTGATGgatgctgcagggcaggagtAGGGAAAGCTCCTTCTCAGAGATGCTTTTCAGACTCTAAATGCACTTTAAACAAGCCAAATTTTTCTCCAAGTCCTAGAAAAGCAGCCCAAATGGAACCCGATCTGGCCCCTTGGCTCAAGTATCTCCTGCCCGCTGCAGACAACAAGCTCAGTGTGCCACCGCTGATGCCTACAGCTAGCCAGGGCTGTGCGAGTCCCCAG
This DNA window, taken from Haliaeetus albicilla chromosome 12, bHalAlb1.1, whole genome shotgun sequence, encodes the following:
- the SCAMP5 gene encoding secretory carrier-associated membrane protein 5, producing MAEKVNNFPPLPKFIPLKPCFYQDFDAEIPPQHRTMAKRLYYLWMLNSITLAVNLVGCLAWLIGGGGAVNFGLAILWLILFTPCSYVCWFRPIYKAFKTDSSFSFMAFFFTFMAQLVISIIQAVGIPGWGVCGWIAAISFFGTNVGSAVVMLIPTVLFTGMAVFSFIALTMVHKFYRGSGGSFSKAQEEWTTGAWKNPHVQQAAQNAAMGAAQGAMMQHETQYSATPNYTYSNEM